The following coding sequences are from one Streptococcus sp. NPS 308 window:
- the rpsS gene encoding 30S ribosomal protein S19, producing MGRSLKKGPFVDEHLMKKVEAQANDEKKKVIKTWSRRSTIFPSFIGYTIAVYDGRKHVPVYIQEDMVGHKLGEFAPTRTYKGHAADDKKTRRK from the coding sequence ATGGGACGCAGTCTTAAAAAAGGACCTTTCGTCGATGAGCATTTGATGAAAAAAGTTGAAGCTCAAGCTAACGACGAAAAGAAAAAAGTTATCAAAACTTGGTCACGTCGTTCAACGATCTTCCCAAGTTTCATTGGTTATACTATCGCAGTTTATGACGGACGTAAACACGTACCTGTTTACATCCAAGAAGACATGGTAGGTCACAAACTTGGTGAATTTGCACCAACTCGTACTTACAAAGGTCACGCTGCAGACGACAAGAAAACACGTAGAAAATAA
- the rplB gene encoding 50S ribosomal protein L2, producing MGIRVYKPTTNGRRNMTSLDFAEITTSTPEKSLLVALKSKAGRNNNGRITVRHQGGGHKRFYRLVDFKRNKDNVEAVVKTIEYDPNRSANIALVHYTDGVKAYIIAPKGLEVGQRIVSGPEADIKVGNALPLANIPVGTLIHNIELKPGRGGELVRAAGASAQVLGQEGKYVLVRLQSGEVRMILGTCRATVGVVGNEQHGLVNLGKAGRSRWKGIRPTVRGSVMNPNDHPHGGGEGKAPVGRKAPSTPWGKPALGLKTRNKKAKSDKLIVRRRNEK from the coding sequence GTGGGAATTCGTGTTTATAAACCAACAACAAACGGTCGCCGTAATATGACTTCTTTGGATTTCGCTGAAATCACAACAAGCACTCCTGAAAAATCATTGCTTGTTGCATTGAAGAGCAAGGCTGGTCGTAACAACAACGGTCGTATCACAGTTCGTCACCAAGGTGGTGGACACAAACGTTTCTACCGTTTGGTTGACTTCAAACGTAACAAAGACAACGTTGAAGCTGTTGTTAAAACAATCGAGTACGATCCAAACCGTTCTGCAAACATCGCTCTTGTACACTACACTGACGGTGTGAAAGCATACATCATCGCTCCAAAAGGTCTTGAAGTTGGTCAACGTATCGTTTCAGGTCCAGAAGCAGATATCAAAGTCGGAAACGCACTTCCACTTGCTAACATCCCAGTTGGTACTTTGATCCACAACATCGAGTTGAAACCAGGTCGTGGTGGAGAATTGGTGCGTGCAGCTGGAGCTTCTGCTCAAGTATTGGGTCAAGAAGGTAAATATGTTCTTGTTCGTCTTCAATCTGGCGAAGTACGAATGATTCTTGGAACTTGTCGTGCAACAGTTGGTGTTGTCGGAAACGAACAACATGGACTTGTTAACCTTGGTAAAGCAGGACGTAGCCGTTGGAAAGGTATCCGCCCAACAGTTCGTGGTTCTGTAATGAACCCTAACGATCACCCACACGGTGGTGGTGAAGGTAAAGCACCAGTTGGTCGTAAAGCGCCATCTACTCCATGGGGCAAACCTGCTCTTGGTCTTAAAACTCGTAACAAGAAAGCGAAATCTGACAAACTTATCGTTCGTCGTCGCAACGAGAAATAA
- a CDS encoding 50S ribosomal protein L23, producing the protein MNLYDVIKKPVITESSMAQLEAGKYVFEVDTRAHKLLIKQAVEAAFEGVKVANVNTINVKPKAKRVGRYTGFTNKTKKAIITLTADSKAIELFAAEAE; encoded by the coding sequence ATGAATTTGTATGATGTTATCAAAAAACCTGTTATCACTGAAAGCTCAATGGCTCAACTTGAAGCAGGAAAATATGTATTTGAAGTTGACACTCGTGCACACAAACTTTTGATCAAGCAAGCTGTTGAAGCTGCTTTCGAAGGTGTTAAAGTTGCCAACGTTAACACAATCAACGTAAAACCAAAAGCAAAACGTGTTGGACGTTACACTGGTTTTACTAACAAAACTAAAAAAGCTATCATCACACTTACAGCTGATTCAAAAGCAATCGAGTTGTTTGCTGCTGAAGCTGAATAA
- the rplD gene encoding 50S ribosomal protein L4, with amino-acid sequence MANVTLFDQTGKEAGQVVLNDAVFGIEPNESVVFDVIISQRASLRQGTHAVKNRSAVSGGGRKPWRQKGTGRARQGSIRSPQWRGGGVVFGPTPRSYGYKLPQKVRRLALKSVYSEKVAENKFVAVDALSFTAPKTAEFAKVLAALSIDSKVLVILEEGNEFAALSARNLPNVKVATATTASVLDIANSDKLLVTQAAISKIEEVLA; translated from the coding sequence ATGGCAAACGTAACATTATTTGACCAAACTGGTAAAGAAGCTGGCCAAGTTGTTCTTAACGATGCAGTATTTGGTATCGAACCAAATGAATCAGTTGTGTTTGATGTGATCATCAGCCAACGCGCAAGCCTTCGTCAAGGAACACACGCTGTTAAAAACCGCTCTGCAGTATCAGGTGGTGGACGCAAACCATGGCGTCAAAAAGGAACTGGACGTGCTCGTCAAGGTTCTATCCGCTCACCACAATGGCGTGGTGGTGGTGTTGTCTTCGGACCAACTCCACGTTCATACGGCTACAAACTTCCACAAAAAGTTCGTCGCCTAGCTCTTAAATCAGTTTACTCTGAAAAAGTTGCTGAAAACAAATTCGTAGCTGTAGACGCTCTTTCATTTACAGCTCCAAAAACTGCTGAATTTGCAAAAGTTCTTGCAGCATTGAGCATCGATTCTAAAGTTCTTGTTATCCTTGAAGAAGGAAATGAATTCGCAGCTCTTTCAGCTCGTAACCTTCCAAACGTGAAAGTTGCAACTGCTACAACTGCAAGTGTTCTTGACATCGCAAATAGCGACAAACTTCTTGTCACACAAGCAGCTATCTCTAAAATCGAGGAGGTTCTTGCATAA
- the rplC gene encoding 50S ribosomal protein L3 translates to MTKGILGKKVGMTQIFTEAGELIPVTVIEATPNVVLQVKTVETDGYNAIQVGFDDKREVLSNKPAKGHVAKANTAPKRFIREFKNVEGLEVGAEITVETFAAGDVVDVTGTSKGKGFQGVIKRHGQSRGPMAHGSRYHRRPGSMGPVAPNRVFKGKNLAGRMGGDRVTIQNLEVVQVVPEKNVILIKGNVPGAKKSLITIKSAVKAGK, encoded by the coding sequence ATGACAAAAGGAATCTTAGGGAAAAAAGTGGGAATGACTCAAATCTTCACTGAAGCTGGCGAATTGATCCCTGTAACAGTTATTGAAGCAACTCCAAACGTTGTTCTTCAAGTTAAAACTGTAGAAACAGACGGATACAACGCTATCCAAGTTGGTTTCGATGACAAACGTGAAGTATTGAGCAACAAACCTGCTAAAGGACATGTAGCAAAAGCTAACACGGCTCCTAAGCGCTTCATTCGTGAATTCAAAAACGTTGAAGGCTTGGAAGTTGGTGCTGAAATCACAGTTGAAACATTCGCAGCTGGAGACGTTGTTGACGTAACTGGTACTTCTAAAGGTAAAGGTTTCCAAGGTGTTATTAAACGCCACGGACAATCACGTGGACCAATGGCTCACGGTTCTCGTTACCACCGTCGTCCAGGTTCTATGGGACCTGTTGCACCTAACCGCGTATTCAAAGGTAAAAACCTTGCAGGACGTATGGGTGGCGACCGCGTAACAATTCAAAACCTAGAAGTTGTACAAGTTGTTCCAGAAAAGAACGTTATCCTTATCAAAGGTAACGTACCAGGTGCTAAGAAATCTCTTATCACTATCAAATCAGCAGTTAAAGCTGGTAAATAA
- the rpsJ gene encoding 30S ribosomal protein S10: MANKKIRIRLKAYEHRTLDTAAAKIVESATRTGAQVAGPIPLPTERSLYTIIRATHKYKDSREQFEMRTHKRLIDIVNPTQKTVDALMKLDLPSGVNVEIKL, translated from the coding sequence ATGGCAAACAAAAAAATCCGTATCCGTTTGAAAGCTTACGAACACCGTACGCTTGACACAGCGGCTGCAAAAATCGTAGAATCAGCTACTCGTACAGGTGCACAAGTTGCGGGTCCAATCCCACTTCCAACTGAGCGTAGCCTCTACACAATCATTCGTGCGACTCACAAATACAAAGACTCTCGCGAACAATTTGAAATGCGTACACACAAACGTTTGATCGATATCGTTAACCCAACTCAAAAAACAGTTGATGCGTTGATGAAATTGGATCTTCCAAGTGGTGTAAACGTAGAAATCAAACTTTAA
- a CDS encoding effector binding domain-containing protein, which yields MFLKIISSISTNNFQDPNMMEKISHLWQEHQKEVEEAFAQGLPIYAVYHDYVSDYKGDYSLSLCSLSDKEDWDFDTSEQTYQVFEVDTSDSKGFLHTWQQIWQAEEARELQRQYSIDFEKYDPDQTVSIFIATPKNG from the coding sequence ATGTTTTTAAAAATAATCAGTAGTATCTCTACAAATAATTTCCAAGATCCAAACATGATGGAAAAAATTAGCCATCTATGGCAGGAGCACCAGAAAGAAGTAGAGGAGGCATTTGCCCAAGGGCTTCCGATTTATGCAGTCTATCATGATTATGTCAGCGACTACAAGGGGGATTACAGCTTGTCGCTCTGTAGTCTATCCGATAAAGAAGACTGGGATTTTGACACTTCAGAACAAACCTACCAAGTATTTGAGGTGGATACAAGTGATTCAAAAGGGTTTCTCCATACCTGGCAACAAATTTGGCAGGCAGAAGAAGCAAGAGAACTGCAACGTCAGTATAGTATTGATTTTGAAAAATATGATCCAGATCAGACAGTATCTATCTTTATCGCCACCCCCAAAAATGGGTAA
- a CDS encoding uridine kinase family protein, protein MKKKDLIEQLVSEIETGRIRTLGIYGHGASGKSTFAQELHQALDSTTVNLLETDPYITSERHLVVPKQAPDQKVTACLPVAHELASLQRDILALQAGMDILTIDEPWKASEVLSGAKPILIVEGMSVGFLPKELFDKTICFYTDEETELKRRLARDTTMRNRDASFVLASHQMRREQYLRYYRETESKADILVDQSEDTFKVKMTHII, encoded by the coding sequence ATGAAGAAAAAAGACCTGATAGAACAACTGGTTTCAGAGATCGAAACGGGAAGAATTAGGACGCTGGGGATCTACGGTCATGGGGCTTCAGGTAAATCAACCTTTGCACAGGAATTACATCAAGCCCTAGATTCTACTACAGTAAATTTACTAGAAACAGATCCCTATATCACCTCAGAACGTCACCTGGTAGTACCAAAGCAAGCGCCAGATCAAAAGGTGACGGCTTGTCTGCCAGTGGCGCATGAACTAGCAAGTTTACAGAGAGATATTCTCGCCTTGCAGGCAGGCATGGACATCTTGACGATTGATGAACCTTGGAAGGCTAGCGAGGTCTTGTCTGGAGCAAAGCCAATTCTTATTGTTGAAGGGATGTCCGTGGGTTTTCTTCCCAAGGAACTCTTTGACAAAACCATCTGTTTCTACACGGATGAGGAGACCGAATTAAAGAGGCGCTTAGCTCGAGATACGACTATGAGAAATCGCGATGCATCTTTTGTATTAGCTAGCCATCAGATGAGACGGGAGCAGTATCTGCGATACTATAGAGAAACCGAGTCTAAAGCGGACATTTTAGTAGATCAATCAGAAGATACATTCAAGGTCAAAATGACACATATTATATAG
- the nrdG gene encoding anaerobic ribonucleoside-triphosphate reductase activating protein has product MTWNTPKPGEWKSEELSKGRIIDYKAFNFVDGEGVRNSLYVSGCMFHCEGCYNVATWSFNAGIPYTPELEEQIMTDLAQPYVQGLTLLGGEPFLNTGILLPLVKRIRKELPDKDIWSWTGYTWEEMMLETPDKLELLSLIDILVDGRYDKSKRNLMLQFRGSSNQRIIDVQKSLKSGQVVIWDKLNDGKESYEQVKRE; this is encoded by the coding sequence ATGACATGGAATACACCAAAACCAGGTGAATGGAAAAGTGAGGAACTTAGTAAAGGGCGGATCATTGATTATAAGGCCTTTAACTTTGTCGATGGAGAAGGTGTGCGCAACTCTCTCTATGTATCAGGTTGCATGTTTCACTGCGAGGGGTGCTATAATGTTGCGACTTGGTCTTTCAACGCAGGCATTCCCTATACGCCAGAATTAGAAGAACAGATTATGACAGACCTTGCCCAACCCTATGTTCAAGGTTTGACCTTGCTAGGAGGAGAACCATTTCTCAATACAGGTATCCTCTTGCCGCTCGTTAAGCGCATTCGAAAGGAATTGCCAGACAAAGACATCTGGTCCTGGACGGGCTACACTTGGGAAGAAATGATGCTGGAGACTCCAGATAAACTGGAACTCTTATCATTGATTGACATCCTTGTCGATGGACGGTATGATAAAAGCAAACGCAATCTTATGCTCCAGTTTCGAGGTTCGTCCAATCAACGGATTATCGATGTGCAAAAATCCCTCAAAAGTGGGCAAGTGGTGATTTGGGACAAGCTTAATGACGGAAAAGAAAGCTATGAGCAGGTGAAGAGAGAATGA
- a CDS encoding GNAT family N-acetyltransferase, with amino-acid sequence MELRRPILADKETVLEMMAEFEQTQSAHDGGFWNANNFVYEEWLKNNQDHEMGINLPEGWVPDIQLVAFSIDGQAVGFLNIRLCLNDFLLEEGGHIGYSIRPSERGKGYAKESLRQGLQVAKGKNIKRALVTCSTENPASRAVILANGGVFEDVRNGVERYWIDLE; translated from the coding sequence ATGGAACTACGCAGACCGATATTGGCAGATAAAGAAACAGTTTTAGAGATGATGGCAGAGTTTGAACAGACTCAATCAGCCCACGATGGCGGGTTTTGGAACGCCAACAATTTTGTTTATGAAGAGTGGTTAAAAAACAATCAAGATCATGAAATGGGGATTAATTTGCCTGAAGGGTGGGTGCCTGATATTCAGTTAGTCGCTTTTTCGATAGATGGTCAAGCTGTAGGATTTCTCAATATCCGCTTGTGTCTCAATGACTTCTTATTGGAAGAAGGTGGACATATTGGCTACTCCATCCGCCCCTCTGAAAGAGGTAAGGGTTATGCGAAAGAATCCCTCCGACAAGGTCTACAAGTTGCTAAGGGAAAGAATATTAAACGAGCTTTAGTGACTTGTAGCACAGAAAATCCAGCAAGCCGAGCTGTTATCTTAGCTAATGGTGGGGTGTTTGAGGATGTTCGCAATGGTGTAGAACGTTACTGGATAGATTTGGAGTAA
- the nrdD gene encoding anaerobic ribonucleoside-triphosphate reductase, with translation MIVLEEKLATVPTLFVEKRDGRRVVFDVDKIDKALHKAAEKVMDVTPLVEKRLNGLVERIVTEIHSRFPQGVKIYEIQNVVEHELLEAKEYALAEEYITYRTQRDFERSKATDINFSIHKLLNKDQAVVNENANKDSDVFNTQRDLTAGIVGKSIGLQMLPKHVANAHQKGDIHYHDLDYSPYTPMTNCCLIDFKGMLENGFKIGNAEVESPKSIQTATAQISQIIANVASSQYGGCSADRIDEVLAPYAEKNYQKHLKDAEEWVLPDKREDYAWKKTQKDIYDAMQSLEYEINTLFTSNGQTPFTSLGFGLGTSRFEREIQKAILTIRIKGLGSEHRTAIFPKLIFTLKRGLNLEEGSPNYDIKQLALECATKRMYPDVLSYDKIIELTGSFKVPMGCRSFLQGWKDENGVEVNSGRMNLGVVTVNLPRIALESEGDLNKFWEIFNERMNIAEDALVYRVERTKEATPANAPILYQYGAFGRRLGKEESVDQLFKNRRATVSLGYIGLYEVATVFFGNSWESNLEAKEFTLDIIRDMKRRVEEWSDQYGYHFSIYSTPSESLTDRFCRLDTEKFGSIPDITDKEYYTNSFHYDVRKNPTPFEKLDFEKVYPEAGASGGFIHYCEYPVLQQNPKALEAVWDYAYDRVGYLGTNTPIDRCYKCDFEGDFEPTERGFACPNCGNSDPKTVDVVKRTCGYLGNPQARPMVNGRHKEIAARVKHMNGSTIKTAGHEVTN, from the coding sequence ATGATTGTATTAGAAGAAAAGCTTGCAACCGTTCCCACCTTGTTCGTTGAAAAACGAGATGGTAGGCGTGTGGTGTTTGATGTAGACAAGATTGACAAGGCTCTCCACAAGGCGGCGGAAAAGGTTATGGACGTTACGCCTCTAGTAGAAAAACGCCTAAATGGTCTAGTTGAAAGAATCGTGACTGAAATTCACAGCCGCTTCCCTCAAGGTGTCAAGATTTACGAAATTCAAAATGTCGTAGAACATGAACTCCTTGAAGCCAAAGAATATGCCTTGGCTGAGGAGTATATCACTTATCGGACACAAAGGGATTTTGAGCGCTCAAAAGCGACAGATATCAACTTTAGTATCCATAAACTTCTCAATAAAGATCAAGCAGTTGTCAATGAAAATGCCAATAAAGACAGCGATGTCTTCAACACCCAGCGTGATTTGACAGCAGGGATTGTTGGGAAGTCGATCGGGCTACAAATGCTTCCTAAGCACGTAGCTAATGCTCACCAAAAAGGGGATATCCACTATCATGACTTGGACTACAGCCCCTACACTCCGATGACCAACTGCTGTTTGATTGATTTTAAAGGCATGCTGGAAAATGGTTTTAAGATTGGAAATGCAGAGGTAGAGAGTCCCAAGTCTATCCAGACTGCGACAGCTCAGATTTCACAAATCATCGCCAATGTTGCTTCTAGTCAGTACGGGGGCTGTTCAGCTGACCGTATCGATGAAGTCTTGGCGCCTTATGCGGAGAAGAATTATCAAAAGCACCTCAAGGATGCGGAAGAGTGGGTCTTGCCTGACAAACGGGAAGATTACGCTTGGAAGAAAACCCAAAAAGACATCTACGATGCCATGCAATCTCTCGAGTATGAAATCAACACCCTCTTCACTTCAAATGGACAAACACCTTTTACTTCACTCGGTTTTGGTCTAGGAACTAGTCGTTTTGAGCGGGAAATTCAAAAAGCTATCTTGACCATTCGTATCAAGGGACTTGGTTCAGAACACCGTACAGCTATCTTCCCTAAACTCATCTTTACGCTAAAAAGAGGACTCAACTTAGAGGAAGGTTCACCTAACTACGACATCAAACAGTTGGCTCTTGAGTGTGCAACCAAGCGGATGTACCCAGATGTCTTGTCCTATGATAAGATTATCGAACTGACTGGCTCTTTCAAGGTTCCTATGGGATGCCGTTCTTTCCTCCAAGGCTGGAAAGATGAAAATGGTGTTGAGGTCAATTCAGGTCGGATGAATCTAGGTGTTGTGACAGTCAATTTACCTCGTATCGCCCTCGAGTCTGAAGGGGATCTGAATAAGTTTTGGGAAATCTTCAATGAACGTATGAACATCGCAGAAGATGCTTTGGTTTACCGTGTTGAACGTACCAAGGAAGCAACACCAGCGAATGCCCCTATCCTTTATCAGTACGGAGCCTTTGGCCGCCGTCTTGGAAAAGAAGAAAGTGTTGACCAACTCTTTAAGAATCGCCGTGCAACAGTTTCGCTGGGCTACATCGGTTTGTACGAAGTGGCGACGGTCTTCTTTGGAAACAGCTGGGAAAGCAATCTTGAAGCCAAGGAATTCACACTGGATATCATTCGCGATATGAAACGTCGTGTGGAAGAGTGGTCTGACCAATATGGTTACCATTTCTCTATCTACTCCACACCGTCTGAAAGTCTGACAGACCGCTTCTGTCGCTTGGATACAGAGAAGTTCGGCTCTATTCCGGACATCACGGACAAGGAATACTACACCAACTCGTTCCACTACGATGTTCGTAAAAATCCAACACCGTTTGAAAAATTAGACTTTGAGAAAGTTTACCCAGAAGCAGGTGCGTCAGGTGGTTTCATCCATTATTGTGAGTATCCAGTTCTTCAACAAAATCCTAAAGCCTTGGAAGCTGTTTGGGACTATGCCTATGACCGTGTCGGCTATCTAGGGACCAATACTCCGATTGATCGTTGCTACAAGTGTGACTTTGAAGGGGATTTTGAACCAACTGAGCGAGGCTTTGCTTGTCCCAACTGTGGCAATAGCGACCCTAAAACAGTAGATGTGGTCAAACGTACGTGTGGTTATCTGGGAAATCCTCAAGCGCGTCCGATGGTTAATGGACGCCACAAGGAAATCGCTGCGCGTGTCAAACACATGAACGGTTCAACTATTAAAACAGCCGGACATGAAGTAACAAATTAG
- a CDS encoding damage-inducible protein CinA → MNVYGKIDEKQEESHYQDWSVPEKREGAPIPFFSILLWSLVATAISVALPFIFGLISPQQSQDLYTGWALHQNGQMYTDYFGTEGLLYYVLTYLFQGSVLIALVEWLALFGAGVFLFKAADTLVGQEKEAKRVVFILYLLVAGLAFGGGYALLLALPFLFYSLSIVTNYLAFPKDDKGFVRVGMSLALAFFLAPIPTALFAAVLALGIIGFNLGKGHFVHGLYQFFASALGFSLLFYPLGYYTVWTGSFGDAISQTLYPVNTLSLFSNSHLLENAAFYGLLAIGLGSLGLLFTGLFQSKPAKQYALSIAASLGFLVSLGILILSKEPINGTRLVVLIPFLVLLLLTGIKEDVSEGGSRRRRRREKQTSFLKGNFYLPLIALAYLIVLPIVSRYLSHPVTYQERERLASMVKQQTSSEDRVYAWDDRPDFYRASERLAPTSLSTPTLYTASDENKTKLMNDLKENQPKMIVVNQKVALWSDVESWLSENYELVQTDTSEFKLYKSK, encoded by the coding sequence ATGAACGTATACGGGAAAATAGATGAGAAACAAGAAGAATCTCATTACCAAGACTGGTCAGTGCCAGAAAAACGAGAAGGAGCTCCCATTCCCTTTTTTAGTATTTTGCTTTGGAGTTTAGTAGCCACAGCCATTTCGGTTGCCCTGCCTTTTATTTTTGGTTTAATCAGTCCGCAACAAAGTCAGGATCTTTATACCGGTTGGGCCTTGCATCAAAATGGTCAAATGTATACAGATTATTTTGGGACGGAGGGATTGCTCTATTATGTGCTAACCTACCTTTTTCAAGGCAGTGTTTTGATTGCTTTGGTTGAGTGGTTGGCCTTGTTTGGAGCAGGTGTTTTTCTTTTTAAGGCTGCGGATACTCTTGTCGGTCAAGAAAAGGAAGCGAAGCGAGTTGTCTTTATTCTATACTTGCTTGTAGCGGGCCTCGCTTTTGGTGGCGGTTATGCTCTCTTGCTAGCCCTACCTTTCCTATTTTATTCATTGAGTATCGTTACAAATTATCTCGCTTTTCCAAAGGATGACAAAGGATTTGTACGAGTGGGTATGAGCCTTGCACTTGCTTTCTTCCTTGCGCCAATCCCAACCGCCTTGTTTGCGGCTGTACTGGCCTTGGGAATTATCGGCTTTAATCTAGGCAAAGGTCACTTTGTTCATGGTCTATATCAGTTTTTTGCGTCAGCCCTAGGATTTTCACTCTTATTCTATCCTTTAGGCTACTATACAGTGTGGACAGGTAGTTTTGGGGATGCCATTAGCCAGACCTTGTATCCGGTAAATACTCTTAGCCTCTTTTCGAACTCGCATTTGCTTGAAAATGCAGCCTTCTATGGCTTGCTTGCTATTGGATTAGGTTCCCTTGGCTTGCTCTTTACAGGTTTGTTCCAGTCAAAACCAGCCAAGCAATATGCCTTATCGATTGCTGCTAGCTTGGGATTCTTGGTTTCTTTGGGAATCTTGATTCTCTCCAAAGAACCTATCAACGGTACTCGTCTTGTGGTGCTAATTCCTTTCTTGGTCTTGCTCCTTCTGACAGGAATCAAGGAAGATGTTTCTGAGGGAGGGAGTCGTCGTAGAAGAAGACGTGAGAAACAAACTTCTTTCCTTAAAGGAAATTTCTATCTACCACTGATTGCCCTTGCCTATCTCATTGTTCTTCCTATTGTGAGTCGCTACCTTTCACACCCAGTGACTTATCAGGAGAGAGAACGTCTTGCTAGTATGGTCAAACAGCAAACGAGTTCTGAGGATCGTGTCTATGCTTGGGATGATCGTCCTGATTTCTACCGTGCAAGTGAACGCTTGGCGCCGACTTCTCTATCAACTCCAACACTTTATACTGCAAGCGATGAAAATAAAACCAAACTGATGAATGACCTGAAAGAAAATCAACCGAAGATGATTGTGGTCAATCAAAAAGTTGCCTTGTGGTCAGATGTAGAGAGCTGGCTCAGTGAAAACTATGAGCTTGTTCAGACAGATACTAGCGAGTTTAAACTTTATAAATCAAAATAA
- the cls gene encoding cardiolipin synthase — MTARKMQLLMSKYGFSITIMLAELFIVFGLFLYLGQMAPIVWIILVILVSLATIVSIVNRSMNPESKVTWLLVAFVPVFGPLLYIMFGERRLSKKEMKQLKQLQSMVDREDNSRALRLELKEQDKSAYGVIKSLLSMDTNADVYDRTDTHFFASGESMWHQMLEDLKKAEKFIFLEYYIIEEGLMWNSILEILEEKAAQGVEVKLLYDDIGCMATLPGDYTIQLRGRGIEAHKFNKVIPRLTVAYNNRDHRKIMIIDGQIAYTGGVNLADEYINHIERFGYWKDSGIRLDGPAVKAFTRLFLSTWYINRGEISDFDQYHLENQPRDGMGICIPYSSGPKPIYQSQVGKTVYQNLINQATDYVYITTPYLIADYDLTESIKNAALRGVDVRIVTPCIPDKKVIQLVTRGAYPDLLSAGVRIYEYSPGFLHSKQMLVDGEAATVGTINFDYRSLLHHYENGVLLYRTQSILDIERDFEEIFKVSQEIYPHTIKTSWYQSLIKEIVQLFAPML, encoded by the coding sequence ATGACAGCTAGAAAAATGCAGCTACTCATGTCCAAATATGGTTTTAGTATTACCATCATGTTGGCAGAGTTGTTTATCGTCTTTGGTTTATTTCTCTATCTAGGGCAAATGGCTCCAATTGTCTGGATTATCCTAGTCATTTTAGTGAGCTTAGCGACTATTGTATCGATTGTTAATCGATCTATGAATCCTGAGAGTAAGGTAACATGGCTGTTAGTAGCCTTTGTACCAGTGTTTGGACCCTTGCTCTATATCATGTTTGGAGAACGCCGTTTATCTAAAAAAGAAATGAAGCAGCTAAAGCAGCTCCAATCAATGGTTGATCGAGAGGACAATAGCAGAGCTCTCCGTTTGGAGTTAAAAGAGCAGGACAAGTCAGCTTACGGAGTTATCAAATCACTCCTCAGTATGGATACGAATGCCGATGTCTATGATCGAACGGATACACATTTTTTTGCCTCTGGTGAAAGTATGTGGCATCAGATGCTAGAGGATCTCAAGAAAGCTGAGAAGTTTATCTTTCTCGAATACTATATCATCGAAGAAGGTTTGATGTGGAATAGTATTTTGGAGATTTTGGAAGAAAAGGCAGCTCAAGGAGTAGAAGTGAAGCTTCTCTATGATGATATTGGTTGTATGGCAACCTTGCCTGGAGATTATACCATCCAGCTTCGTGGCCGAGGGATTGAAGCCCACAAATTTAATAAGGTGATTCCACGTTTGACCGTTGCTTATAACAACCGTGATCACCGTAAAATCATGATTATCGATGGGCAGATTGCCTATACAGGTGGTGTCAATCTAGCAGACGAGTATATCAACCATATCGAACGCTTTGGTTACTGGAAGGATAGTGGTATTCGGCTGGATGGTCCAGCAGTAAAGGCTTTTACCAGACTCTTTTTATCCACCTGGTATATCAATCGTGGAGAAATTAGTGACTTTGACCAATACCATCTTGAAAATCAACCTAGAGACGGGATGGGGATCTGTATTCCCTATAGTAGTGGACCAAAGCCCATTTACCAATCCCAGGTTGGGAAAACGGTCTATCAAAACCTTATCAACCAAGCTACAGACTATGTCTATATCACTACACCCTATCTGATTGCGGACTATGATCTCACCGAAAGTATCAAAAATGCAGCATTGAGAGGGGTAGATGTGCGAATTGTGACGCCTTGTATCCCAGATAAGAAGGTCATCCAATTGGTTACTCGCGGAGCCTATCCTGATTTGCTATCTGCGGGAGTACGCATTTATGAGTACAGTCCCGGCTTTCTTCATAGCAAGCAAATGCTGGTCGATGGAGAAGCAGCAACAGTTGGAACCATCAATTTTGACTATCGTAGCTTGCTCCACCACTATGAAAATGGCGTTTTGCTTTATAGAACACAATCTATTTTAGACATTGAGAGGGACTTCGAAGAGATTTTTAAAGTTTCTCAAGAAATCTATCCCCACACTATCAAAACCAGCTGGTATCAAAGCCTAATCAAGGAAATTGTCCAGTTGTTTGCACCTATGCTCTAA